In Jeotgalibacillus aurantiacus, the following are encoded in one genomic region:
- a CDS encoding acetyl-CoA C-acetyltransferase → MREAVIVAGARTPVGKAKKGTLAHVRPDDLGALAVRETLKRAGNYDGEIDDLIFGCAMPEAEQGMNMARNIGALAGLSYTVPAITINRYCSSGLQSIAYGAERIMLGQADTVIAGGAESMSLVPMMGHTVRPNVKIAEEMPEYYMSMGHTAEQVAQKYGISREDQDAFAVRSHQKAAKALAEGKFDDEIVPVDVTFRSVGRDNQLQERTIQFTQDEGVRADSTVESLSRLRPAFSTTGSVTAGNASQTSDGAAAVMVMEREKAEALGLKPIAKFRSFAVGGVPPEIMGVGPVEAIPKALKLAGLSLSDIDLFELNEAFASQSIQVIRQLGLNEDIINVNGGAIALGHPLGCTGAKLTLSLLHELQRRQQQFGVVTMCIGGGMGAAGVFEMIN, encoded by the coding sequence ATGCGTGAAGCAGTGATTGTGGCTGGAGCAAGAACTCCGGTCGGAAAAGCAAAAAAAGGAACGCTGGCTCATGTGCGTCCGGATGATTTGGGAGCACTTGCAGTCCGCGAAACATTAAAGCGTGCAGGAAATTATGATGGGGAAATCGATGATCTGATTTTCGGTTGTGCGATGCCGGAAGCAGAACAGGGAATGAATATGGCGCGTAATATCGGCGCGCTTGCAGGATTATCTTATACGGTTCCGGCAATTACGATTAACCGCTACTGTTCATCAGGACTTCAGTCTATTGCATATGGTGCTGAGCGCATTATGCTTGGGCAGGCTGACACGGTCATTGCCGGTGGAGCAGAATCCATGAGTCTTGTGCCGATGATGGGTCACACTGTGCGACCGAATGTCAAAATTGCGGAAGAAATGCCTGAGTATTATATGAGTATGGGTCATACAGCAGAGCAGGTTGCTCAAAAGTATGGCATCTCACGTGAGGATCAGGATGCATTTGCCGTTCGCAGTCACCAGAAGGCAGCAAAGGCGCTTGCTGAAGGAAAGTTTGATGATGAAATCGTACCGGTAGATGTGACGTTCCGTTCTGTCGGAAGAGACAATCAGCTTCAGGAAAGAACAATCCAGTTCACACAGGATGAAGGTGTTCGTGCTGATTCAACCGTTGAATCACTGAGCAGACTCCGCCCGGCATTTTCCACAACGGGAAGTGTCACTGCAGGTAATGCTTCTCAGACGAGTGATGGAGCCGCTGCTGTCATGGTGATGGAACGTGAAAAGGCTGAAGCGTTAGGTTTAAAGCCGATTGCGAAGTTCCGTTCATTTGCAGTAGGAGGCGTACCACCAGAGATCATGGGTGTTGGTCCGGTTGAAGCGATTCCGAAAGCATTGAAACTCGCAGGCCTTTCACTTTCTGATATTGATCTCTTCGAACTGAATGAAGCCTTTGCTTCCCAGTCAATTCAGGTCATCAGACAGCTTGGACTGAATGAAGATATTATCAATGTAAATGGTGGCGCTATTGCCCTTGGTCATCCACTTGGCTGTACAGGTGCAAAGCTGACACTGTCACTGCTTCATGAACTGCAGCGCAGACAGCAGCAGTTTGGAGTTGTCACGATGTGTATCGGTGGCGGAATGGGTGCTGCCGGCGTATTTGAAATGATTAACTAA
- a CDS encoding 3-hydroxyacyl-CoA dehydrogenase/enoyl-CoA hydratase family protein, with protein MSRRIQKAAVIGSGVMGSGIAAHLANIGIPAMLLDIVPNELTDEEKAKGLTLEDRAVRNRFSEGAIKKLFKQKPAPLATKSNAALIQAGNLEDHLEQLGEVDWIIEVVVENLDVKKKVFEKVEQYRKQDSIVSSNTSGISIEAMTEGRSKNFRKNFLGTHFFNPPRYLKLLEVIPTADTDPEVVQFMKVFGEDVLGKGVVFAKDTPNFIANRIGTYGLLVTVKEMLKGGYSVGEVDSVTGPLIGRPKSATFRTLDVVGLDTFIHVAKNVYDKVDGQEKEVFEVPDFMLQMRDNGWLGSKSGQGFFKKEGKEILQLNPESMEYEARGKLKAASVEMAKQEKGFSGKLKTLVYGKDRASELLWSILAPVLVYSAELTGEIADDITGIDQAMKWGFGWEKGPFETWDAIGVAKSVERMKAEGLHVPAWVEEMIANGHDSFYKEENGDLFFYYNGEYRLIVGNEKAINLKQLKKKQGVIKKNTGASLIDLGDGVALLEFHSPNNAIGMDIIQMINFAVEEVSKNYKGLVIGNQGKNFCVGANLAMILMEAQDDNVFEIDMVVKHFQEAMMKLKYSSFPVVAAPFGMTLGGGTEVCLPADHIQASAETYMGLVEVGVGLIPGGGGNKELYLNYYNSLPKGVDFDLQKVANKVFETIAMAKVSTSAAEARDNHFLTASDGISVNGDHLIYDAKQAVIHLAEHYTAPVKKKVPVVGETGYATLLLGAQSMHQSGFISEHDLKIAKKLAYVIAGGKVPFGTEVDEEYLLRLEREAFLSLIQEQKSQMRMQHMLVKGRPLRN; from the coding sequence TTGAGCAGACGTATTCAAAAAGCTGCCGTTATCGGATCAGGCGTCATGGGATCTGGCATTGCAGCACATTTAGCTAATATCGGTATTCCAGCGATGCTGTTAGACATCGTTCCGAATGAATTAACGGATGAGGAAAAAGCAAAAGGCCTTACACTAGAAGATCGCGCAGTGCGCAACCGCTTCAGTGAAGGAGCCATTAAAAAATTATTCAAACAAAAACCGGCACCGCTTGCGACGAAGTCAAATGCAGCACTGATTCAGGCTGGTAACCTTGAGGATCATCTTGAGCAGCTTGGTGAAGTGGACTGGATTATTGAAGTGGTTGTTGAAAATCTTGATGTGAAAAAGAAAGTGTTTGAGAAAGTGGAGCAGTACCGAAAGCAGGACAGTATTGTCAGCTCGAATACGTCAGGGATCTCCATTGAGGCGATGACTGAGGGACGTTCGAAGAATTTCAGAAAGAACTTCCTTGGAACTCACTTTTTTAACCCGCCACGTTATCTGAAGCTGCTGGAAGTCATTCCTACAGCGGATACGGACCCGGAAGTCGTTCAGTTTATGAAGGTATTCGGTGAGGATGTTCTGGGTAAAGGAGTCGTATTTGCGAAGGATACGCCGAACTTTATTGCCAATCGCATCGGTACATACGGTCTGCTCGTCACGGTAAAAGAGATGCTGAAAGGCGGATACAGTGTTGGGGAGGTTGACTCCGTAACGGGACCGCTGATCGGGCGTCCGAAGAGTGCGACATTCCGTACGCTGGATGTAGTAGGACTTGATACATTCATTCACGTAGCGAAAAACGTCTATGACAAAGTGGACGGTCAGGAAAAAGAAGTGTTTGAAGTTCCGGACTTTATGCTTCAAATGCGTGACAATGGCTGGCTTGGAAGTAAGTCAGGTCAGGGATTCTTTAAGAAGGAAGGCAAGGAAATCCTGCAGCTGAATCCTGAATCAATGGAGTATGAAGCACGCGGAAAATTGAAGGCTGCCTCTGTTGAGATGGCGAAGCAGGAGAAAGGCTTCTCCGGCAAGCTGAAGACGCTTGTTTACGGTAAAGACCGTGCATCTGAGCTGTTATGGTCAATTCTTGCACCGGTTCTTGTGTACTCGGCTGAACTGACAGGTGAGATTGCAGACGATATTACCGGTATTGATCAGGCGATGAAATGGGGCTTCGGCTGGGAAAAGGGTCCTTTTGAAACGTGGGATGCCATTGGTGTAGCAAAATCAGTTGAAAGAATGAAGGCTGAAGGCTTACACGTTCCTGCGTGGGTGGAAGAGATGATCGCAAACGGTCATGACTCCTTCTACAAAGAAGAAAATGGAGATCTTTTCTTCTATTATAACGGTGAATACCGTTTGATCGTTGGAAATGAAAAAGCGATCAACCTGAAGCAGCTGAAGAAAAAGCAGGGTGTCATTAAAAAGAACACGGGTGCAAGCCTGATTGATCTTGGAGATGGCGTTGCGCTTCTTGAATTCCACTCGCCGAATAATGCGATTGGTATGGACATTATCCAGATGATTAATTTCGCGGTTGAGGAAGTGTCTAAAAACTATAAAGGTCTTGTTATCGGGAACCAGGGCAAGAACTTCTGTGTTGGTGCGAACCTTGCGATGATCCTGATGGAAGCGCAGGATGATAACGTGTTTGAAATCGATATGGTCGTGAAGCATTTCCAGGAAGCGATGATGAAGCTGAAATACAGCTCGTTCCCTGTTGTGGCTGCACCATTCGGAATGACGCTCGGCGGTGGAACAGAGGTTTGTCTGCCGGCTGATCACATTCAGGCATCAGCTGAAACGTATATGGGACTTGTTGAAGTCGGTGTTGGCTTAATCCCTGGCGGTGGTGGAAATAAAGAGCTTTACCTGAATTACTACAACTCACTTCCAAAGGGTGTTGATTTCGACCTTCAGAAAGTTGCGAACAAAGTGTTTGAAACGATTGCGATGGCGAAGGTGTCAACATCAGCTGCTGAAGCGCGTGACAATCACTTCCTGACAGCGTCAGACGGCATCAGTGTCAATGGAGATCACCTCATTTATGACGCGAAGCAGGCGGTCATTCATTTAGCGGAGCACTATACAGCTCCTGTTAAAAAGAAAGTACCGGTTGTCGGTGAAACAGGTTACGCAACATTATTGCTTGGGGCACAGTCGATGCACCAGTCAGGCTTTATCTCAGAGCATGATCTGAAAATCGCCAAAAAGCTTGCATATGTGATTGCAGGTGGAAAAGTTCCGTTTGGTACAGAAGTTGATGAAGAATATCTGCTTCGCCTTGAGAGAGAAGCCTTCCTGAGCCTGATTCAGGAACAGAAATCTCAAATGAGAATGCAGCACATGCTCGTAAAAGGCAGACCGCTTCGTAACTAA
- a CDS encoding proline dehydrogenase family protein: MERVMRDFFLFLSKNKPMTKAAKQYGLRFGAARFVAGETVEQAVEAIKKLNEEGLCVTLDYLGEFIDNEQEAAEMTDQCVKAVHAIGEHNLDSQLSLKLTSMGLDLSEEIALENMRRILDAAVQHNVFVTIDMEDYERCGKTLNIFKQLKSEYDNIGTVIQAYLYRTEEDMVALNEFSPNLRLVKGAYKESPEVAYTEKSQVDENFRKIIKMHLLNGNYTAVATHDDAIIDYTIKLVEGHNIPADQFEFQMLFGIREELQRELHKKGYKMRVYMPFGTDWYGYFMRRLAERPANVAFVAKGIISK; the protein is encoded by the coding sequence ATGGAACGAGTGATGCGTGATTTCTTTTTGTTTTTATCTAAAAATAAGCCGATGACTAAGGCGGCAAAGCAGTACGGACTGCGTTTCGGAGCAGCGCGCTTTGTAGCTGGTGAAACAGTTGAGCAGGCGGTTGAAGCCATCAAAAAACTTAATGAAGAAGGGCTTTGCGTCACGCTTGATTATCTGGGTGAATTTATAGATAACGAACAGGAAGCTGCAGAGATGACTGATCAATGTGTGAAAGCCGTGCACGCGATCGGTGAACACAACCTTGATTCACAGCTGTCACTCAAGCTGACATCAATGGGCCTTGACCTTTCAGAAGAGATTGCACTTGAAAACATGCGCAGAATCCTTGATGCTGCGGTTCAACATAACGTATTTGTCACCATTGACATGGAAGACTACGAAAGATGCGGCAAGACACTCAACATTTTCAAACAGCTCAAATCTGAATACGACAACATTGGCACCGTGATTCAGGCATACCTGTACCGTACAGAAGAAGACATGGTCGCCCTGAATGAATTTTCACCAAACCTGAGACTCGTAAAAGGCGCTTACAAAGAATCACCTGAAGTCGCCTACACAGAAAAAAGCCAGGTCGATGAAAACTTCCGTAAAATTATCAAAATGCATCTGCTAAACGGCAACTACACAGCCGTTGCTACACATGACGATGCGATCATTGACTATACAATCAAGCTGGTCGAAGGGCATAATATTCCAGCTGATCAATTCGAATTCCAGATGCTTTTCGGCATCCGCGAAGAACTTCAGCGCGAGCTTCATAAAAAAGGCTACAAAATGCGCGTATACATGCCATTTGGGACAGACTGGTACGGCTACTTCATGCGCCGCCTAGCAGAACGCCCAGCCAACGTGGCATTTGTTGCTAAAGGGATTATCAGTAAATAA
- a CDS encoding spore coat protein, which translates to MQEIQTNAVMTDRDWATDILILEKHLAVSYSVAANEASNQPLFQFIQSISEETARQQHTLYSLMQQQNWYKPEQETPNKIQTAAQQARTDQSQLPLS; encoded by the coding sequence ATGCAGGAGATTCAGACAAACGCCGTCATGACCGATCGTGACTGGGCAACGGATATTCTTATTCTCGAAAAACATCTGGCAGTCAGCTACAGTGTAGCCGCCAATGAAGCCAGTAATCAGCCGCTGTTTCAATTTATCCAGTCTATTTCAGAGGAAACAGCACGACAGCAGCACACACTTTATTCTTTAATGCAGCAGCAGAACTGGTACAAACCTGAGCAGGAAACACCGAACAAAATCCAGACCGCTGCCCAGCAGGCAAGAACCGACCAAAGCCAGCTGCCGTTGAGTTAA
- a CDS encoding DUF2573 family protein: MINEKIDAMVEKYAELLTGDTSEESIEEIKLYILYNHIAKSMPALAKHWNALYPEGKEDMKKIVADIQRKNKVLREEKKHT; this comes from the coding sequence ATGATAAACGAAAAAATAGATGCAATGGTAGAAAAATACGCAGAACTACTGACCGGAGATACTTCTGAAGAATCTATCGAAGAAATCAAACTGTATATTCTCTATAACCATATCGCCAAATCCATGCCGGCCTTAGCGAAGCATTGGAACGCTCTTTATCCGGAAGGGAAAGAGGACATGAAAAAAATTGTGGCTGATATTCAGCGGAAAAATAAAGTGCTGAGAGAAGAGAAGAAGCATACATAA
- a CDS encoding ABC transporter ATP-binding protein, producing the protein MLKTQSLTLGYGDSIIIEELNLTIPKGEISVLIGGNGCGKSTLLRSMARLLKPHDGDVLLNGKEINRYSSRKVAQEMAILPQSPVAPEGLTVLQLVKQGRYPYQGFLQQWSAKDEKAVQNALASTGMTELQDRFVDELSGGQRQRAWIAMTLAQDTDIILLDEPTTYLDMTHQIEILDLLFELNERENRTIVMVLHDLNLACRYAHNLIAVKDRTVYKQGKPEEVISCEMVRHVFEMNCQVTTDPLFGTPLCIPHGRGRCIVQQPANPAVAQ; encoded by the coding sequence ATGCTTAAAACTCAGTCACTTACACTTGGATATGGAGATTCCATTATTATAGAAGAACTGAATTTAACAATACCAAAAGGGGAGATCTCCGTTTTAATCGGAGGAAATGGATGCGGCAAATCAACCCTGCTGCGTTCTATGGCCCGCCTGTTAAAGCCGCATGACGGAGATGTTCTGTTAAATGGAAAAGAAATTAACCGCTACTCCTCACGCAAGGTTGCTCAGGAAATGGCGATCCTGCCACAGTCACCCGTTGCACCTGAAGGACTTACGGTACTTCAACTCGTTAAGCAGGGGCGCTACCCTTATCAGGGATTCCTTCAGCAATGGTCTGCCAAAGACGAAAAAGCCGTTCAAAATGCACTCGCGTCTACCGGAATGACTGAGCTTCAGGACCGCTTTGTGGACGAACTTTCCGGAGGACAGCGTCAGCGTGCCTGGATTGCCATGACACTGGCACAGGACACAGACATCATCCTGCTGGACGAACCAACCACGTATCTTGACATGACACACCAAATCGAAATTCTCGATCTGCTGTTCGAATTAAATGAACGTGAGAATCGGACCATCGTTATGGTTCTTCACGATTTAAACCTTGCCTGCCGCTATGCTCACAACCTGATTGCCGTAAAAGACCGTACCGTCTACAAACAGGGGAAACCGGAAGAAGTTATCAGCTGTGAAATGGTGCGCCACGTTTTCGAAATGAACTGCCAGGTCACAACGGATCCGCTGTTCGGTACGCCGTTGTGCATCCCTCACGGAAGAGGACGCTGCATCGTTCAGCAACCCGCTAATCCGGCAGTGGCCCAGTAA
- a CDS encoding thioredoxin family protein, which translates to MQGIKNTEQFKEAINSNDPVIVKFTADWCPDCRRMDMFIDDIMDEYNGYKWFNLNRDELPEIADEQEVMGIPSLLIFQNGEKKAHLHSANAKSPEQVTEFLEAQK; encoded by the coding sequence ATGCAAGGAATTAAAAATACTGAACAATTTAAAGAGGCAATTAACAGCAACGATCCGGTTATTGTGAAATTTACTGCTGACTGGTGTCCGGATTGCCGCAGAATGGACATGTTCATTGATGACATTATGGATGAATATAACGGCTATAAATGGTTCAATCTGAATCGTGATGAGCTGCCGGAAATCGCAGATGAACAGGAAGTCATGGGCATTCCAAGTCTTCTTATTTTCCAAAACGGCGAAAAGAAGGCGCATTTGCATTCTGCCAATGCAAAATCACCTGAACAGGTAACAGAATTTTTAGAGGCCCAAAAATAA
- a CDS encoding HAD family hydrolase, producing MSIRTIQIGDQPISASVIAFDKDGTLFQAEPFWIALNKERKKRFVSIAGLHNGDLWDRMMGVSSNAVDHSGLLAIAGESEEKIAIAALIYQQTQKPWIESLALSEKLLEESNRSLRIQDAFIPTPGARDLLYSLKEAGYVVGIVTSDQHDRTVECLKLLDFHKKADFIVTPAAVAHGKPAPDMLEKVLRNFTVPAHEVLVVGDSIVDLMMSKAAGCKSVLVNEKPDILEQLAPLADYAIEGLNGMKVIWEKRVY from the coding sequence ATGTCAATCAGGACGATTCAGATTGGGGATCAACCCATTTCAGCATCCGTCATTGCGTTTGACAAAGACGGTACGTTATTCCAGGCTGAGCCTTTCTGGATTGCGTTAAATAAAGAAAGAAAAAAACGTTTTGTTTCGATCGCCGGTCTTCACAACGGTGATTTGTGGGACCGGATGATGGGTGTCAGCAGCAATGCTGTGGATCACAGTGGTCTGCTCGCCATTGCAGGTGAAAGTGAAGAGAAAATCGCCATTGCAGCCCTCATTTATCAGCAGACGCAAAAGCCATGGATTGAATCGCTGGCTCTATCTGAAAAACTGCTTGAAGAAAGCAACCGTTCTCTCAGAATACAGGATGCCTTTATTCCGACGCCCGGTGCCAGAGACCTCCTTTATTCATTAAAGGAAGCCGGTTACGTGGTCGGCATTGTGACGTCTGATCAGCATGACCGGACCGTTGAATGTCTGAAGCTTCTGGACTTCCACAAGAAAGCCGATTTTATCGTGACCCCTGCTGCTGTTGCACATGGCAAACCGGCACCTGACATGCTTGAAAAAGTACTTCGTAACTTTACAGTGCCTGCTCATGAAGTGCTGGTTGTTGGCGACAGCATTGTGGATTTGATGATGTCAAAAGCGGCCGGATGTAAAAGTGTCCTCGTGAATGAAAAGCCTGATATACTGGAGCAGCTTGCCCCATTGGCAGATTACGCAATCGAAGGCTTAAACGGTATGAAGGTTATATGGGAAAAAAGAGTTTATTAA